The DNA window ACTGCTGGCCACCAGGGTCGTGGCTCAGCTGCGTGCCAACGCCATCGATCTCCCGGTGCAGTTGATGTTCGGCGACTCCACCCCGGCCGCCATCGCGGCCCGGTTGGACGGAACCGGCGCCACCGGCGCGGCCATCGCCGCGACGCTGGATCCGGTACTGCCGATTCGCGCCCGCTCCGCCGCGAGCCGGGCCCCGCTGTTCTGTGTCCATCCCGCGATCGGGTTGGCCTGGTGCTATTCGGGCCTGCTCGCGCATCTCGCACCGGACCGCCCGGTGTACGGGCTGCAGGCACCGCACGTGGCGGGCGAGGACGGCTTCGATTCGATCGCCGAAGCCGCGAAAGACTATGTGGCGCGGATCAAGTCGATCCAGCCGGACGGCCCCTACTATCTGCTCGGTTGGTCGCTGGGCGGTTTGATCGCCCAGGAGATCGCGATCCAGCTGCAGGAGGCGGGCGAGGAGGTCGCGCTGCTGTCGATGATGGACAGCTACCAACTGACCGACGAATGGCTCGAGCACGCGATCCCCACGGTCGCCGAGATCATCGGCGAATTCGGCAGCGACGCACTCGGCGACGACGAGGAGTTCGACCCGCGGATGAGCCTGCGCGACGCCGCCGACCTGCTGCGCTCGCGTCCCGGCCCCTTCGCCGCCCTCACCGTCGACCACCTGGAGCGCCTCTACGCGGGCTACACCAACGGCACGGTGCTCGCGCACGGCTTCCGTCCCCGCACCTTCGACGGCGACCTCCTGTTCTTCACCGCGGCCGACGACGAAATCAACCACACCGACCCGACCCGCTGCGCCGCCGCCTGGCAACCCTTCATCACCGGCACCATCCACAACCACGACCTCCCGTGCAAACACTCGGCCATGACCACCCCGGAATCCCTGGCAGTCATCGGCCCGGTGCTGAACGAGCACCTCGAAGGCGCGAAGGAGGCCCAACGGTGAGCGAAAACAGCCGGGAAAGCGTCAGCAGCGAGCAGGTGCTCTCGTGAGAGAGCGTATCGAGCAATCCGTGTACACAGCGCCCGTCAGCGGAGCGGAAAGCAGGTGCCGTCGAGGTGGATTCGCCTCGGGGCAGCGCCAGCGAAGCGAGGGGACCGCACCGGTGCGGACACCGGAGCCGAGGGCTAGAGGGAGAGACGTGAGCGAATGTGAGCGAACAGTAGGCGCGGTGCGCTCGGACGCGTCGGGCCCCAGTGCCGACGAGGTGTACTCGTGAGCCTCGCGGTGGAGGTACTCGGCCTGGTCAAGAACTACGGCCGGGTGCGGGTGCTGGACGAGATCGATCTGGAGATACCGGCCGGGACGGTGATGGGGCTGCTAGGGCCCAACGGTGCGGGAAAGACGACGACGGTGCGGATCGTCACCACATTGCTGCGGCCGTGTGCCGGATCGGTGCGGGTGGCAGGTGTCGACGTATTGCGCGATCCGGCGGCGGCACGACGGCGGATCGGGTTGTCCGGTCAGTACGCGGCGGTCGATGCCAATCTGACCGGCTACGAGAATCTGCGGATGGTGGCGCGGCTGTACGGAATGTCGCAGCGGCAGGCCACCTCGCGCGCGGCCGAACTGTTGAACGCCTTCGGTCTGGACCACGCGGCGCATCGTCGCGCGGGCATCTACTCCGGCGGTATGGCGCGGCGGCTCGACCTGGCAGGGGCATTGGTGGCGCGGCCTGCGGTCGTGGTGCTCGACGAGCCGACCACCGGCTTGGATCCGCGCGGGCGACTCGATATGTGGCGCGTCATCGGCGATCTCGTCGACGACGGCACCACGGTGCTGCTCACCACCCAGTACCTGGAGGAGGCCGACCAACTCGCCGACCGGATCACCGTGATCGATCGCGGGCGGGTCATCGCCAGGGGTTCGGCCGATGAGCTGAAGACTTCCATCGGTGGCGAGCGCCTCACCGTCACCTTCGCCGTCGGACAGGATGTGCAGCCCGCGCTGACGATCCTGGCGCAGGTCGGCATCGGTGAGCCGATCCACGATCCGGGCACCGACGAAGCCTCCATCGTGGTCGGCGACGGTTCGCGCACCATGGTCGAGGCACTGCGCAGACTCGACGACGCCGGGATATGCGTGGTCGACGCCGACGTGCACCGCCCCAGCCTCGACGACGTATTCCTGTCCCTCACCGGCACCACCGCGCGCGAACCCGAGCCGGAAACCGACGATGTACAAGAGGAGATCTTGTCTTGAGCGCAGGCGCGAGCACCGCAGTCGAAACGGTGCCGACCACGAAAACCGAATCACCGCAGCTGATTCGGCAGCCGCACGCCCGGATAATCCGGGACAGCGCCATCGTCGCCCACCGCAACCTGCTGACCATCCTGCGGGTCCCGACCCTGCTCGTGACCGCGACGATCCAGCCGCTGATGTTCGTCTTCCTCTTCGCCTACATCTTCGGCGCGTCACTCGGCGGCGGCCAGTACCGCGAATTCCTGCTCGCCGGAATCTTCACCCAGACAGTCGCTTTCAACGCCGCTTTCACCACCGTCGGCCTGGCGGGCGATCTGGAGAAGGGCATCATCGACCGCATGCGCACCCTGCCGATGTCGCGGCTGGCGGTGTTGATGGGCCGCACCCTCTCGGATCTGGTGGTGAACATCCTCAGCCTGGCCGTCATGGTCGGCTGCGGCTATGTGGTCGGCTGGCGCATCAACGGCGGTATCGCCGACGCCGTACTCGCCTTCGCGGTGATCCTGCTCTTCGCCTTCGCCATGTCCTGGGTCGGCGCCCTGACCGGCCTGGTCTCACCCACCGTCGAAGTGGCCCAGAGCGCGGGCCTGATCTGGCTGTTCCCGCTCACCTTCATCTCCTCGGCCTTCATCTCCGCGGAGTCCCTGCCGGGCCCATTGCGCACTGTCGCCGAGTGGAACCCCATCACCGCGGTCTCGGCCGCCGGCCGCAAACTGTTCGACAACGGCTCCCCACCCGCCTTCGGCACCGCCACCGGTTGGCCCGCCGACCACTGCATCGAATACGCGGTCGCCTGCTCCATCGCCATCCTGGTCGTCGTCGTCCCCTTGGCCCTGCTCCGCTACCGCAAGGTCGCCAGCAAGTAACCCCTGTCCCACCCACCGCACCAATGGCATTTCACCGCTATCGAGGCGAGTCGAATGGTGGCCCGAGACCTAGTCCGCAGCCACCATTCGACTCGCCTCGACGCGTATTCACCCCCAGCAGCATCGACGCGAATGCGGACAGCGGCCGCCGGCCGGTGCCGGGCATACGAAAAGCCGCTTACATCAAAACAATTCGATATAAGCGGCCTTCTGCGATCTGGACTGACGCAACGGCTGCCCGTACGCCTGGAGCTGCGACTAGACCCGACGCCGAGTCTTCAGCAGGTCGAGCCGCTCCTTGAGCAGCTCCTCCAGCTCTTCCTTGCTGCGACGCTCCAGCAGCATGTCCCAGTGCGTGCGCGGCGGCTTGACCTTCTTGGTCTCCTGAGTGGTGCCCTCCATGAGGGTGCCCTCCTGGCCGTTGCGGCACAGCCAGGTCGGGGGGATCTCGGCATCGTCGGCGAACGGAACGTCGAACTCCTCGCCGTTATCGGTCCGGTACCGAGCAATCCGTCGCGGGGCCAGGTCGTGGTCGCGATCGGTTTCGTAGCTCACCGCTCCGAGCCGACTGCCCCGGAGTACGCGATCTGCCATGGTGTGCCTCTCCCTGTGTGCTCGAGTCTTGTTGTGCTGCGACCCCGTCCCGCAGTGGTCACTGCCGGACGGACGCGTCACGCTCGCTGGACCTTAGGTGTAACGACCGTGCCCGCGCCAATAGTTCCCGACGTGCGGGACTTCAACCGTTCCATTGTAGTGGGTGGGTCCGACACGCCCCGCCACGCCCGTGCCGCGTCGGCAAACTGGGGCCGCAAGACCCACACGCCCTCCGCAACCACTACTGTTCTGCGTCATGTCGCGCCGCTTGCTGTCCTGCCTGTGGTGTGGGCGGGAGATCGTCGAATCGGAGGCCGGACGTCGTCGCCGGTACTGCCGTCAGTCCTGTCGCCAACGCGCCTACGAACACCGCAACAGCCTGAAGGGAACCGGGATTCCCGACGATTCGGTGGTTTTGAGCGCCCAGGAGTCGGCCGACCTGGCCGACCGCTGGTTCGCCGCCCGCTGCGCCGCCGAGGACGTCGCCACCGCCATCGGCGAGGGCGCCGACACCGAGGAACTAAAGGCCCTCTGCACCACTCTGCTGACTCTGACGCGCGAGGCCGAACGCCTTCGCTGAGTGCAAACCGGCCTGAGCGTGAACGTGGCTGAAATTGCCAGATTCGGCGGGAAGTGCACGGTCAGGCCGGATCTGCCGGTGCCTGGTGCTCGCCCCGAGCACGCGCAGTTCACCCGCGATGGCGAGTGCCTGCGGTGAACAGCCGTGCGGCGCTCGGGGCGTTGCGGCTCTGGTTGGCGGCGGCTCGGGCCCGCCAGTAGACGGTCGCGGTCAGCAGGCCGACAATCCAGAGCAGCGCGCCGAAGGCGAACAAGGTGCGTCCGTCCGGGTGAACGAGCGATTGGGCTCGCATCGCCTGCCAGAACACGATCGCGAGCAGCCCGGCGTAGCCGAGGGCCAGTACACCGATGAGGGCGGCGCGGGTGCGTTCGGGGCGCAGCCACGGGCAGCGCGGTGCGAGCCAGGCCAGGGCGACGACCGCGAGCAGCAGGACCTGGATGGCGTGTAGTCCGAGAAAATGTGGGATCCGCAGGTCGCCGCCGATGGTGCTCCAGTGCGTGATCGGCATGCCGCCGGCACCGTCACGGGCGTCGAGGGTTCGAGATGTCTTGTCGAGCACGGTATGTCCGGCCACCAGCTCAACGACATCGCCGTCGGCGTCGCGCACCAACTGCTTGCCGGTGAAGCCCATCAGGTAGCCGAGTGCCATACCGACCACGGCGAGGCCGAGTCCGGCGTGTATGGCCCGTGCGGTCGGCCGGTCGACCAGCCGCTGCCACGAAAGGATCAGCACGATAATCAGATTCGCGAAGAACAGCCCCGGCACGCCGGACGCGAACACCAGCTGACCGATCGAATTCACCGCATCGGTCTCGCTGTTGAAGTGGCTATAGGTCCCGCGCGCGGCCTGCACCACGATGAACCCGACATCGACGAACCCGGCGACCGCGAACGCCGTCCCGAGCCACCAGGTGACTCGACTTCCCCTGTGCGGCAACGACAGCAGCCATGCCAGCGTGAAACCGTAGA is part of the Nocardia sp. NBC_00565 genome and encodes:
- a CDS encoding RNA polymerase-binding protein RbpA, which translates into the protein MADRVLRGSRLGAVSYETDRDHDLAPRRIARYRTDNGEEFDVPFADDAEIPPTWLCRNGQEGTLMEGTTQETKKVKPPRTHWDMLLERRSKEELEELLKERLDLLKTRRRV
- a CDS encoding ABC transporter permease, with the protein product MIRDSAIVAHRNLLTILRVPTLLVTATIQPLMFVFLFAYIFGASLGGGQYREFLLAGIFTQTVAFNAAFTTVGLAGDLEKGIIDRMRTLPMSRLAVLMGRTLSDLVVNILSLAVMVGCGYVVGWRINGGIADAVLAFAVILLFAFAMSWVGALTGLVSPTVEVAQSAGLIWLFPLTFISSAFISAESLPGPLRTVAEWNPITAVSAAGRKLFDNGSPPAFGTATGWPADHCIEYAVACSIAILVVVVPLALLRYRKVASK
- a CDS encoding ATP-binding cassette domain-containing protein; this encodes MSLAVEVLGLVKNYGRVRVLDEIDLEIPAGTVMGLLGPNGAGKTTTVRIVTTLLRPCAGSVRVAGVDVLRDPAAARRRIGLSGQYAAVDANLTGYENLRMVARLYGMSQRQATSRAAELLNAFGLDHAAHRRAGIYSGGMARRLDLAGALVARPAVVVLDEPTTGLDPRGRLDMWRVIGDLVDDGTTVLLTTQYLEEADQLADRITVIDRGRVIARGSADELKTSIGGERLTVTFAVGQDVQPALTILAQVGIGEPIHDPGTDEASIVVGDGSRTMVEALRRLDDAGICVVDADVHRPSLDDVFLSLTGTTAREPEPETDDVQEEILS